CGGCTGCTGTCGCGGCCGTTCATCGCGCCAAGCATGTCCATCAGCCCCGACTTCTCCGCAAGATGCTGCGCGCGGCGGGGCTTCGTCAGCGGGATGATCACCTCGGGCCCGGCTTCGCCGACGAGCCCGACGACAGGGCTGTTGACGATGCCGCCCTCCGCGAAGGGCAGCACCTTCCGCACCGCGCCCGGCAAGCCGCCCTTGATCTTCGACACGATCCGGCTCCCGATGTTGCCCAGCGAGGCAACGATCTTTCCAGGCAGCGACGAGAACAGGTCCACGATCGCCGAGATCAGTGAGGACACCGCCGAGCGGGCGGAGCCCGTCGCCGACCGGAACACCCCAGCAATCCGGTCCCCGAGGCCGGACAGCGCAGACACGATCCGGCCCGGCAGGGTGGAGAAGAACGTGGCGACCGACGAACCAAACGTGTGGGCAGCCGCGAGGCCGGAGGAGCCAGCAGACCGGAACAGAGAACTGACCCGTCCGGGCAGTGCGGCCAGCGCGGACCCGATCCGGCCGGGGAGCGCCGCGAAGAACGACACCGCCGACGAGACGAACAAGCTGATCGCCGACCGGGCAGCGGACACACCACGGGAGAAGGCGCCGCCGATCGCCGACCCAAGCGACGCGAGCGCGGCGACGATCTTCCCCGGTAGCACCGTGAACAGGGCGATGATCCCCGCCAGCGCGGTCAGCAGAGCGATACCCAGCAAGGCGACCGCGTTCACGAACAAGTCGACGAGCAGGCCGGGTAGCGCCACCAGCGCGGCGATGATGCGGCCGGGCAGCGCGGTGAAGAAGCCCACCACTGCGGTGAAAGCGCTTGTGATGCCCGTGACGATCGTGGTGACCAGCGTCGTGAACGTGGTCGTGATCAGCGACCCCAGCGCCGACAAGCCGGACACGATCAGTGTCGGCAGTTGCGTGATGAACGTGACGAGGTTCGACAGGCTGGAGATCAAGAACGTCAGGACGTTCACGACCCCGGTGATGATCGGAACGACGACGTTGATCGCGGCCCACGACAGGAACGCGGCAGCTACCTGGAGGACGGGGCCGAGGAGCCGCACAACGAGAACAACCAGCGGCGCCAGCGCCTCGACTAACTGCGCGACGGACGGCAGCAGCGGCACCAGCGCCAGCAGGATCGCGTTGAACGCCTCCACGATCGGTGGGAGCACCGGCAGCAGCGCGTTCGCCAACGCGGTGTACACCGGCACCAGCGCGCTCGCGATGCGAACCAGGACCCCGGCCAGGGTTTTAAGCACGGGGGCGAGGGACTGGAAGACCTGAGCGACGGCCTGCCCTGCACCGGCCGCGAGCGGCGCCATGGCCTGCACGAGCATCGAGAACGCCTGACCGATCTGCGGCAGGACCGGCAGCAGCGCCCCGACGAGCGCCTGAATGATCGGCTGGAACAGGCTGACGAGGTTCTGGAGAACCGGCGCGAGGGCCTGCCCGATGACGGCGACGATCTGCCCGACGAGCGGCAGCAGAGGCGCGAGCGCGGACACCGCGCCGCCGATCGCGGCGCCGAGCGGCGCAAGGGAGGGGCCGATGATGCCGAGCCCTTGGGCAAGGGCCTGGCCGACGGCCGCCAGCGACGGCGCGATGGCCGCCAGGGCGGGCCCGAGCGCGTTGATCAGTCCGGTCAGGGCGGGCCCGACTGCGGTGAAGATGGGGGCCAGGGCAGGGGCGATGGCGCCGAGCTGCGTCACCAGCGCGCTGAGGATCGGGCCGAGCTGCGCCGCGATCGTGCCGATGGTGCGGAAGATGTTCCCGATGGCCTCTTGGCCCTGGGCGGAGTTGACGAACTCTCGGAAGCTCGCGGTGATCGTCTGAATGTTGTTCAGCAGTCCGCCGCCCGCGCCGTCGGCGGCTCGGAACACCCCCGCGAGGATGCTGCCGACGTTCGAGGCGATGGCGCCGAGCTGCTGGAAGACGGCGACCGCGCCGCGCACCCAGGCTACGGCCTGCCCACCCTCGGCGATGCGGGTCAGGAACTCGCCGAACCGTACCGCGAGCCCGCCGACCGCCTGTCCGAGCTGCGTGCCGAATGCCTGCGAGACGGCGGCGGCGACGTCCAAGAAGCCCTGGGCGAGCGGCCGTGTTCCCTGGGCGAGGGCGTCGACGGCGGACTTCGTGCCCGCGATCACGGTCTGGATCTGGGAGAACGCGGCCTGCGTCGACAGGAACCGCAGGCCCGCCGCTGCGGCACGGCCGAATCCGGCGGCGACATCCTCCAGGCCCTTGCTGAGGGGCAGCAGGTTCTTGATCGCTCCGCTGACCTGCGACGCGAACTCCTCGAAGAACGCCTGCTGGACAGCCTGTTGAACCTCTTTGAGCTGCGGCGCCAGCTCCTTGACCGCCCCGACGGCTGTCCTCGCGGCCGGGGCCAGGCCCTCGATCGCCTCCGCGTACTTCGCGGCGTCCCCGGAGAACGCCGCCACCAGCGCGTCGCCGACACCAACGACCGCCAGGCGCAGGGCGCCGAGCGCGATCTGCGCCCCGGCGATAGCCGCAGGGAACGCAGCGACGATCCCAGCCGCGGGGGCGAGCGCGGCGACCAGCGCCCCGATGGAGGAAGCCGCCCCGGCGGCGGCGATACCGACGGCTCCGAAGGCGAGGAGGCCGCTCAGCGCGCCGCCGACCCGGCCGGCGATACCGCCGAGCCTGCCCAGCGACCGGGACAACCGGTCGGTGTCGACGTTCGCGTTGACCGTGACGTCGGGCGGCCGGTGCTCCCGGATACGGGCGTCGAAGCCGTCCAGGTTCGGCACGACCCGTACGGGGATCGGGACGCCGGCCAGGACGGCGCGGACCCGCGCGACGAACCCCGTCAGGTCGGGGACGACGGGGACGTTGATGCTGCCCAGGCTGCGGAGCCCGGTCAGCAGCGCCGAGTCGAACCGGCGCAGGTCCGGCTCTACTTGGACCGTGACGGCAGCGGCGTTCAGGCCGCGCTGGATGTTCCGCCGGATCTGGGCACCGATGTTGCGTGTGCCCCGGTCCAGGCTGTTCTGGATGCGGTTGGCGACCTGTCGCGAATCCGACGTCGTGTCGCCGTCGTCGAGGACGATTGTGATCCGTGCTGACCCGTAGTCGACGTCCTCGCCAGCCACCGGGCAACCTCCGCAATTGCGTGTGGTTGCCCGGCCCAAAACCAGCGGCGACGCCTCCGGTCCCCGTGCCCAGGGTCCGGAGGCGTGACCCCAGGTTAGCCGCTACCTGCTACCGGTCATCCGAGCGTCCTCGGCCGCGAGTTGGGCGGCGAGAGCCTGCGCCCCAGCCCGGTCCAGCGCCGTGCCTGGCGGGCGCCCCCGGCGACGGCCTCGGCCGCGTTCGGACGCGGGCGGGGCGTAGAGCTTCGCCCGGTTTCGCTGCCGCTCGGCGTCGTCTTCCGCTGAGGCGTCCATCGCGGCCTCTGCGGCGTTGAGCATCGTCCTCAGCGTCCACGTGTGCGGGTCGACCCCTTGGAGGACGAGACCGCCCTCCCACGAGTCCCAGGAGGCGGCGACGCTGCCGCAGAGCCTCCAGACAGCCCAGTAGGGCGCTGGCCGCCCCCATACAGCTCGACAGCCCACTCCAGCAGCTCGACCAACACCCGGTCCGGGAGTCGCATCCCCGAGTCGCGCACCGTGGAACCCTTGCTTTCGGCGGCGTGCGCGTCGGCCTCTTCGCGGGTGCCGAACGACTCGACCGCCTTGCCGCCCTTGACGACCTCCCAGCGAGCGAACACCTGCGCCGACTCCGGGAGCATCAGCTTCGCGAGGAACACACGGAGGGACTGCACGATCGCCCGCAGCTTATCCGGGGCGATTCCGGACAAGTTGTTGATGTCGACGCCGAGCTGCTTCTGCGTCTGCTGCAAGTCCTCGTACGCGTCGAGGAACTGGTCGCCCATCACCTCGGGCTGGAACAGCAGCTCCACGTCGCCGATCTCGGCGACGTGCGGCTCGGTGTTGATCGTGAACTGGCGGCGCTGGCTCATCGGGTCGCTCCCGCAGTGTGCTCGTGACGGCGCCCGGCCCACAACCAGCGGCGCGGACCGAAGGGTACGCGGTCGGCAAGAACCTGCCTGGGCGTCAGCTACACGCCCTACCGTGAACGAGCAGGGGAGGAACCGGTATGGGGAAAGCTCAGCAGGCATGGGGCGGGCTGAATGCTCGTCAGCGCATCTACATGGAGGTCATGTACGGCGAGGACCAAGGACTGGAGGAGGAGCAGCGGCAGCTCGGCACTCAAGGGCGGTTCACCAAGGCCCCCGCGCAGGTGTGGCGGCGGATCTTCCTCTCCGGGCGGGATGCGCCCACCCCGAGAGCGTTGCGGGCGCGCGGGTTGTGGGAGTCGGGCGCCGGGTCAACCCTGGCCGCGCTCGCCGACCGGGGGCTGATCGAGCTGGGCACCACCGACACCGGCGCCCCGTACGCGCTTCTCACCCGGGCCGGCCGCGCCGCCACGCGTGCCGGGCTGGGTATCGCTCCGATGCCCAGCAAAGCTCCGTGGGAGCTGTCCGAGTGGCTCTGGCGCGAGATGGCCAAGGTCGCCAGGGCCGGGGAGGACGGCCTGCCGCCCGAGGAGCTGTTCGGGTCCGCGCACCTGTACCTCGTCACCGGATACGACAGACACCGGGGGAACCGGCCCTACTTGGACGTCCACGAGGAGAGCGTCACATACACGCCCCGGGACTTTAGCGGCAACCTTCGCGCCGGCCACCAGGCGAGCCGCACCGTGCGCCGCTACCGGTTTACCGAAGCGGGGCGGGCGCACTACGTCGACCACGTCGAGGACTACCGCAAGTTCTACCCCGAGATCGAGGCACCCGACCTGGCCGTGGTCCCCCGCAGCTAGCGGCCGTGGTGAGTTTCGCGAATCGGCCACGGCGACCGCGCTCCGCAAGGAAACTTCCCTGGTCAAGAACTTGTCGGTAGATCAGGAGATTGCGGTGCATTCAGTCCTGCGAGTCGTCACGTTCAACACGCTCTTCGGTGGTCATTCCGACTCTGGTCTTGGGCTAGCCGAACGGTGGGACGGTCAAGTCGAGTTCCTGCGGTCACTGCGGGCGGACGTGCTGGCTCTCCAGGAGTGCAACTTCTGGGACCTGCTGGGCCGAAGGCGCCTGCATCGGATGGTGACCGCGCTGGGCATGGCTCAGGGCTTCCTCGCAGAGGCCAACGTGACGACGGCCGGACATCGCTTTCACTCCGCGATCCTGCTCAGCGAACGGGTTGCGGTAGACGCCGAGGACGCGGACCGTACGCGTTACCACCACGTCATGGGTTGGGCGAACCTCACGGTGCCCGGCATGGAGGGCCTGGTCGAGCTACGTAATCTCCACCTGGACCCCTTCGACCCACGCAACCGAGCGCGCGAGGTAGCCCCGTTGGGGATCTTGGCCGCTCCTGGGCGACGGTCCTTGGTCGTCGGCGACTTCAACACCGTCGGGCTCGGTTTCGCGGAGCCTGACTGGTCAACGCTCCCGCCGCATCTCCGCAACGGGCACCTGCACTTGCCTGGTCAGGCAGAGAGCTCCGATCGCGATGCGCTTGAGCTGTTGGCCCGCGCCGGCTTCGTGGACACTTCGAGCCGCTTCGGGCAGGAAACGGCGGCGACGGCCGCGTTCGGCGATGGTGACGTGCCTCGGCGCCAGGACCTCATCCTGGCGAGCCCCGCTATGGCCGCGGGTCTCGTGCGCTACCAGGTGCACATGGAACCGGTAGATATGGGGCTGTCGGACCACGCTGCCGTGAGCGCGGACTTCGACCTCGGTGTGCTGGCGCAGGGGGCGTGACGGGTCTGGTCAAGTGCGGCTGTTGGCGCTGATGTGGTGGTGGGCGAGCGAGTGTGCCGCCCACCGCGCCGACTCCTCCATCATCGTGCCGCCAGGCCAGTTGTCGGCGGAACTCAGTTCCACGCCGGTCGCGGTGTAGGCGAGAGGCGGGTGGCGGGTGGTGAGTTGGCGGAAGAGGGCGCTGAGGGGGGAGTCGTCCTCGAGGTCGTGTCCGTGCTGGGTCAAGCCGTCGCGGACGGTGTGCTCAAGCGAGGCGTCGGTCGCGTCACCGGGGCTTGGGGTGAGCGCGACGACAAGCTCGTCGACCGATACCTCCTCGGGATCCTGGTCGAGGGGGCGTGCGTACAGCAGGAGTGCCACGGTCGGCAGGGCGTGGGTGAAGGGGCCGGCGCTGTAGTGCTTGGGCCACGTCGGCTCAAGGAGGGTGGCCGAGGCGCGAAGGGCATGGTGCCACCGCACAGTTGCCTGTTCGCCTGTCGACAATGCGAAGGCCATCCGGCCCGCCGCCCACCACAGATTCCGCATGTCCGCCATGGCCGTCAACCTATGGTCTCGAAGGCTCCTTTGTCTCCCCGCATCCCCCTGTGGCCCGGGTAGTTGGGGTAGGGCGCCAAGGCGCCCTACCTGAGGGCCCCGGCTCTGGCATCTTGCCTCTCGGCGTGGATCGGGCATGACAAGCTCGTACGAAGCGACACCGATGATGAGGGGGACATGTGAGCACCGTTGTCGATCGGCTCCGTACGTGGCAGGCGGCTGGCGGACCGGATCTGTGGCAGCGCTCCTGGGACCGAGCAATCAGCGTGGTGGAGGGTCCACTCGCCGGGTACGAGATCCGGCTCGACGGAGTTGTCATCGCTGAAGGAGCTGCCGGTCTCGCTACCGCGCTGTACATTCTGTCGGCAGAGCACGGCATCGACCCGGATCAAGTCGTCGACGAGCAGGTCCGCGAGCTGTACGACGGCGAGATGGCCGGAGAGGAGCGCCAGGCTCTTTGGGAGCGGCGTCTTGCTGCGCTCGGCCATGACCTGACGGACACGTGCGACCCCGTGGTTCAGGTATGGACGATCATCACCCACACCTACACCACCCCGGGCGCCGCGTGG
This is a stretch of genomic DNA from Streptomyces sp. NA04227. It encodes these proteins:
- a CDS encoding endonuclease/exonuclease/phosphatase family protein; translated protein: MHSVLRVVTFNTLFGGHSDSGLGLAERWDGQVEFLRSLRADVLALQECNFWDLLGRRRLHRMVTALGMAQGFLAEANVTTAGHRFHSAILLSERVAVDAEDADRTRYHHVMGWANLTVPGMEGLVELRNLHLDPFDPRNRAREVAPLGILAAPGRRSLVVGDFNTVGLGFAEPDWSTLPPHLRNGHLHLPGQAESSDRDALELLARAGFVDTSSRFGQETAATAAFGDGDVPRRQDLILASPAMAAGLVRYQVHMEPVDMGLSDHAAVSADFDLGVLAQGA